A DNA window from Ralstonia solanacearum K60 contains the following coding sequences:
- a CDS encoding Y-family DNA polymerase, translated as MPFWIAVHLPRLPLDALRPRWSDPAAGPAGMPLPVVVLEQERVVAANRAATRAGVQPGLRRAGMQALVPHALQLERDPAAEVRLLQALALALLALTPHVCLDLVDEATVLLEAHASLRLFGGHRALCRAVRQFARCLGLVPQIGTGTTGRGAAWLAGARAAHARRAPPGRIRRAVRPERMAALLDGLPIETVARLTRPDWLEGLGCRTLADLRGLPRGGLRRRCGPLLVDTLDAGYGEAHERFAWFAAPMCFDVPLELPGRIDSAEGVLAASEQLLLQLTGWLAAHQLGAKGYRLTLEHERRRGRGRDAQDAASSTPVDILLAQPVRTLAHLSRVLRERVHRLTLIAPVVELRLTVTQATPLAPPTGALFPEPGARAEDAARLIDTLVARLGAANVLHPQPCADHRPERANRWAAVNAATTASGRAAVRQALAQWHARQPERPLWLLEQPIPLLTRQHYPYYRGPLRLVSLPERIESGWWDDALVKRDYFIAQGEGAVRYWIYRERVSATAGEDEARWYLHGLFG; from the coding sequence ATGCCGTTCTGGATCGCGGTGCATCTGCCTCGCCTGCCGCTCGACGCGCTGCGTCCCCGGTGGTCTGATCCGGCCGCCGGGCCGGCGGGGATGCCCTTGCCGGTGGTGGTGCTGGAGCAGGAGCGCGTGGTGGCGGCCAACCGGGCGGCCACGCGCGCGGGCGTGCAGCCTGGCCTGCGGCGGGCCGGCATGCAGGCGCTGGTGCCGCATGCGCTGCAACTGGAGCGCGACCCGGCCGCCGAGGTGCGGCTGCTGCAAGCGCTGGCGCTGGCGCTGCTGGCCTTGACGCCGCATGTCTGCCTGGATCTCGTGGACGAGGCGACCGTGCTGCTGGAAGCGCATGCCAGCCTGCGCCTGTTCGGCGGTCATCGCGCGCTCTGCCGGGCCGTGCGGCAGTTCGCGCGCTGCCTGGGGCTGGTGCCGCAGATCGGCACGGGCACCACGGGGCGCGGGGCGGCATGGCTGGCCGGCGCCCGGGCGGCGCATGCCCGCCGTGCGCCGCCGGGCCGCATCCGGCGCGCGGTGCGGCCCGAGCGCATGGCCGCGCTGCTCGACGGCCTGCCCATCGAGACCGTCGCCCGGCTGACGCGCCCGGATTGGCTGGAAGGGCTGGGTTGCCGCACGCTGGCCGACCTGCGCGGCCTGCCGCGCGGCGGCCTGCGCCGGCGCTGCGGCCCGCTGCTGGTCGACACGCTCGACGCGGGCTATGGCGAGGCGCACGAACGCTTCGCCTGGTTTGCCGCGCCGATGTGCTTCGACGTACCGCTCGAATTGCCCGGCCGCATCGACAGCGCCGAGGGGGTGCTGGCCGCGTCCGAGCAACTGCTGCTGCAACTGACCGGCTGGCTGGCCGCCCACCAGTTGGGCGCCAAGGGCTACCGGCTGACGCTGGAGCACGAACGCCGGCGCGGGCGCGGGCGCGATGCCCAGGATGCCGCGTCGTCCACGCCGGTCGATATTCTGCTGGCGCAGCCGGTCCGCACGCTGGCCCATCTGTCGCGCGTGCTGCGGGAGCGCGTCCATCGCCTCACGCTGATCGCCCCGGTGGTGGAGCTGCGGCTGACGGTGACGCAGGCCACGCCGCTCGCGCCGCCCACCGGCGCGCTGTTCCCCGAGCCCGGTGCCCGCGCGGAAGATGCCGCCCGCCTGATCGACACCCTGGTCGCCCGCCTGGGCGCCGCCAACGTGCTGCACCCGCAGCCCTGCGCGGACCATCGCCCCGAGCGCGCCAACCGCTGGGCAGCGGTGAACGCCGCCACCACGGCATCCGGCCGCGCCGCCGTCCGCCAGGCGCTGGCGCAATGGCACGCCCGGCAGCCGGAGCGGCCGCTGTGGCTGCTGGAGCAGCCGATCCCGCTGCTGACGCGCCAGCACTATCCGTACTACCGCGGGCCGCTGCGGCTGGTGTCGCTGCCGGAGCGCATCGAATCGGGCTGGTGGGACGATGCGCTGGTCAAGCGCGACTACTTCATCGCGCAAGGCGAGGGCGCCGTGCGCTACTGGATCTACCGCGAGCGCGTCTCGGCCACGGCGGGCGAGGACGAGGCGCGCTGGTACCTGCATGGCCTGTTCGGCTGA
- a CDS encoding LysR family transcriptional regulator: protein MRELSLDRLRTLITIADLGSFAAAAQALHLAPPTVSLHIAELEQRIGAPLLLRRRGQVRPSGIGETLVSRARRLLADAEQALDDIQRQVLGQEGRVRLGASTGAIAHLLPQALATLGRTHPGIDVQVAVLTSQATLAQLVGGTLDIGLVALPQAAVEGLVVRAWRRDPVMAFVPAHWTTPKRATPDWLAAQPLILNDASTRLSRLTAEWFAAAGKHPRARIHLNYNDAIKSLVAAGYGATLLPHEGGMAPPPDARIAMLPLRPALWRPLGIAHRTGTPEPATQPVLDALWALRQG, encoded by the coding sequence ATGCGCGAACTGAGCCTCGACCGCCTGCGCACGCTGATCACCATCGCCGACCTCGGCTCCTTTGCCGCGGCCGCGCAAGCCCTGCACCTGGCGCCCCCGACGGTGAGCCTGCATATCGCCGAACTGGAACAGCGGATCGGCGCCCCGCTACTGCTGCGCCGCCGCGGGCAGGTCCGCCCGTCGGGCATCGGCGAGACCCTGGTGAGCCGCGCGCGTCGCCTGCTCGCCGATGCCGAACAGGCGCTCGACGACATCCAGCGCCAAGTACTGGGCCAGGAAGGCCGCGTCCGGCTGGGCGCCTCCACCGGCGCCATCGCGCACCTGCTGCCGCAAGCCCTCGCCACCCTGGGCCGCACGCACCCGGGCATCGACGTGCAGGTGGCCGTCCTGACTTCGCAGGCCACCCTCGCGCAACTGGTGGGCGGCACGCTGGACATCGGCCTCGTCGCGCTGCCGCAGGCGGCGGTGGAAGGCCTCGTCGTGCGCGCCTGGCGACGCGACCCGGTGATGGCCTTCGTGCCCGCACACTGGACAACGCCCAAGCGCGCGACGCCCGATTGGCTGGCGGCCCAGCCGCTGATCCTCAACGATGCCAGCACGCGGCTGTCGCGCCTGACCGCCGAGTGGTTCGCCGCGGCGGGCAAGCATCCGCGCGCGCGCATCCACCTCAACTACAACGACGCGATCAAGAGCCTGGTGGCCGCCGGCTACGGCGCCACGCTGCTGCCGCACGAAGGCGGCATGGCGCCCCCGCCCGATGCGCGCATCGCCATGCTGCCGCTGCGGCCCGCGCTGTGGCGCCCGCTGGGCATCGCGCACCGCACCGGCACGCCGGAGCCGGCCACGCAGCCTGTGCTGGATGCGCTGTGGGCGCTCAGGCAAGGTTAG
- the argC gene encoding N-acetyl-gamma-glutamyl-phosphate reductase, producing the protein MTTTPLIFIDGDQGTTGLLIHQRLRGRTDLRLLSLPDAERKDARRRAEAINACDIALLCLPDGAAREAAASIVNPAVRVIDASSAHRTDPQWVYGFPEMAAGQARRIAEARRVSNPGCYPTGAIALLRPLVQAGLLPADYPLAIHAISGYSGGGRAKVQAYESAAGDGPALQVYGLRLLHKHTPEIAQHAGLSERPVFVPAYGAFCQGIVLTVALQLRLLRAGTTARRLHDCLQQHYADARHVRVMSPAEADALEILDPQVLNGSNDLRLGVFANEAHGQVLLSAVFDNLGKGASGAAVQNLELMLACAAA; encoded by the coding sequence ATGACCACCACCCCTTTGATCTTCATCGATGGCGACCAGGGCACGACCGGCCTGCTGATCCACCAGCGGCTGCGCGGCCGCACCGATCTGCGCCTGCTGAGCTTGCCCGACGCCGAGCGCAAGGACGCGCGCCGTCGCGCCGAGGCGATCAACGCCTGCGACATCGCGCTGCTGTGCCTGCCCGACGGCGCGGCGCGCGAGGCTGCGGCGTCCATCGTCAATCCGGCGGTGCGGGTGATCGATGCCAGCTCGGCGCATCGCACGGATCCGCAGTGGGTCTATGGGTTTCCCGAGATGGCGGCGGGGCAGGCGCGGCGGATTGCCGAGGCCCGGCGCGTCAGCAACCCCGGCTGCTATCCGACCGGCGCGATCGCACTGCTGCGCCCGCTGGTGCAGGCCGGGCTGCTGCCGGCGGACTATCCGCTGGCGATCCACGCCATCTCCGGCTATTCGGGCGGCGGGCGCGCCAAGGTGCAGGCATACGAGAGCGCAGCAGGCGATGGCCCGGCGCTGCAGGTCTACGGCCTGCGGCTGCTGCACAAGCACACGCCGGAGATCGCGCAGCATGCCGGGCTGTCCGAGCGCCCCGTCTTCGTGCCGGCGTATGGCGCGTTCTGCCAGGGCATCGTGCTGACCGTCGCGTTGCAGTTGCGCCTGTTGCGCGCGGGCACCACGGCGCGGCGGCTGCATGACTGCCTGCAACAGCATTACGCGGATGCGCGCCACGTCCGGGTGATGTCGCCGGCCGAGGCCGATGCGCTCGAGATCCTGGACCCGCAGGTCCTCAACGGTAGCAATGACCTGCGCCTGGGCGTGTTCGCCAACGAAGCGCATGGGCAGGTGCTGCTGAGCGCGGTGTTCGACAACCTCGGCAAGGGGGCCTCAGGGGCGGCCGTGCAGAACCTGGAACTGATGCTGGCGTGCGCGGCGGCTTGA
- the imuA gene encoding translesion DNA synthesis-associated protein ImuA, translated as MFAQSPSLFTADAVADAAAGPVTAGALPHARPVPSPEQLHPALWRAGSLARGVGRVLATGHDVLDAELPGGGWPLGGLTELLCAQPGIGECRLLRPALSALCAGAERIALVGPPYLPNAVRLVGWDFSPEQVVWVRAAKPSDLLWAAEQIVRSQAFGGVLLWLDQARPGVLRRLQVLAQAGESAIWVFRPVQALRESSPAVLRLGLAPAAGDTLSIAFHKRRGPLRDTPLVLPLADPLQAGRASVRPLPAVPAEPFVVDPATVALLASLSSSPASGDVPDDADHAVLDRGASASPAARRAASPVV; from the coding sequence ATGTTTGCGCAGTCCCCGTCTCTTTTTACCGCCGATGCCGTCGCCGATGCGGCCGCTGGTCCGGTGACCGCCGGGGCGCTTCCGCATGCGCGCCCGGTGCCGTCGCCGGAGCAGTTGCACCCGGCGCTGTGGCGGGCCGGCAGCCTGGCGCGGGGCGTCGGGCGGGTGCTGGCGACCGGCCATGACGTGCTGGACGCCGAGTTGCCCGGCGGCGGCTGGCCGCTGGGCGGGTTGACCGAGCTGTTGTGCGCGCAGCCCGGCATCGGAGAATGCCGGCTGCTGCGGCCGGCACTGTCCGCGCTGTGCGCCGGCGCGGAGCGCATCGCCCTGGTCGGGCCGCCCTATCTGCCCAATGCGGTGCGGCTGGTCGGCTGGGATTTTTCACCCGAGCAGGTGGTCTGGGTGCGCGCGGCCAAGCCGTCGGACCTGCTGTGGGCGGCCGAGCAGATCGTGCGCAGCCAGGCTTTCGGCGGGGTGCTGCTGTGGCTGGACCAGGCGCGCCCCGGCGTGCTGCGCCGGCTGCAGGTGCTGGCGCAGGCGGGCGAGAGCGCGATCTGGGTGTTCCGTCCGGTGCAGGCGCTGCGCGAATCGTCGCCGGCGGTGCTGCGGCTCGGGCTGGCGCCCGCCGCGGGCGATACGCTGTCCATCGCCTTCCACAAGCGGCGGGGGCCGTTGCGCGATACGCCGCTGGTGCTGCCCCTGGCCGATCCGCTGCAGGCCGGTCGCGCCTCGGTGCGGCCGCTGCCGGCGGTGCCGGCCGAGCCGTTTGTCGTCGACCCGGCCACCGTGGCGCTGCTGGCGTCGTTGTCGTCCTCTCCTGCGTCCGGCGATGTGCCGGACGACGCTGATCATGCCGTTCTGGATCGCGGTGCATCTGCCTCGCCTGCCGCTCGACGCGCTGCGTCCCCGGTGGTCTGA